In the genome of Chryseobacterium arthrosphaerae, one region contains:
- a CDS encoding thrombospondin type 3 repeat-containing protein yields MKKQTVFFLIFLIMGNMMMLAQNCNINAGANAVICGTSTNLSGSPGGSTSGNPLWTLVSKPSGAPDPVIVTPTGYNTSVTGMTYPGNYVFQIAQTCTTGTATSQVTITAPGDVSSFTAGPDITNVSALTGTATLNAVIPAGYTASWTYYNIFNKEFYNQTTTTNATMSNTTTATPTLTLTKKANHDIDPAYRAVLRITSINNPNCWYEDDAIVRFIPNPQISLSATHNRCYPSTDPNRYISLSGTSPVFASNTANSSGNPAFGTTVTLNVISQPAGGNISFYQIRNSSIYFNGVNVTGSYVFTMTVTNANGTYTTPQITYNYNGTDPKPVSFIDASYPEQMQSYRAAGSGGAVYCNMAGKTTPITIYFKIDPSDPATITTTAGNSGIAPPGGNPTLVLNGAGTMNRNVVVTPPAGGWQVGTYVVNISTKSGTCGNSQDYYIHISDGNRPGVTVPNTTICYTGSGIVTATVPLPAVYVGAVNTSYLQTFPGKYDFTLISKPAGAANPVYESDNLRTFTSTSTTISNLDKQGEYVFRIKAVPDAGGVDPRFIDKEYACSGTSPEGTFSIFVSPQVNANAGSNQTLAAGASQTSLNGNNPGVSSTGLWTLVSKPAGASDPVIVNPSLYNTNVTGLTSSGTYTFRWTITTGTCSSFSDLTVNVSAPAPGGVTAAVWYKADAITSADNTLLNQWNDQMGTGYNLVQATTTLQPTFSNQNTLANFNPTVTFNSTGHGTAQGGFMAADPGSGKEIIDRAKGSIYIAGKMSTLGAAGLAGFDQSMDYPGLHISNNATTDKLLFYTAGSGYTTLSTNLFAGKKPFVAGSSWLNAAGATASNPLAKVWLDGNESIYNNTLGNVNTGNTARIFRIGRDTNWGSHDGQMNEAIVFAAPLTALEKNRVDSYLAVKWGTTLTGDYVNSANNIVWNSNPAYQNNILGIARDNLSSLYQKQSRSENPDQKLVIGAGNSLANSNAANTNTLTEGQFLIAGDNGLKQELKTLLTYTAGTNGAVNSRFESIWKVQNTGNVGQVTVAWPKGVKNMYLVQSSDAVIDATDSFTPMTTEVTVNGVVYNTANVTLADGQYFTLAGYAYAPGGVFSAAWYRADAVSNLFSDAGTTVATDNATVQQWNEFNNKPFSLLQATATYRPKFSNTATLANFNPTVIYDGTQKWLQYAPADAQGYILDRSKGALFSAGNTTSAASSLFGFGVAGSANAMDDPGLYSFTGNKFLFYPVIGEYDPQSTYTINGSYIGGGTWENGAGTGGNNAVNITLNGFHQIYNTNISNVNTAINRNALMVGKADAGAQLVGQQNEMIVFADKLTDEEVNKVESYLAIKYGQTLSKEQNRNYLSSTGTVVWDGSASSYYNNILGIARDNTSALHQKQSQSINDGQKLIIGAGNSLANTNIDNTNSLAEGQFLMTGDNGLKQILNTPLVYTSGANGETNHRFEAIWKVQNTNGVGTVTVAWPKGIKNLYLVQSANPVFDAASTFTPMTAETTVNGVVYNTANVTLANGQFFTFAGYLYAPGGVAGSDFWIRSDDAGDIAAAWKDNSINANDIPAVGTWTLSPADKDHNFHPFTTGYSASKLFYNNASTLNPTNGELPDVSHSIFSAVRPTSSGTGRITGIDDDATFASEPGTSIANGKPRHYEYYNTVTSTDFSSTFNIGVSNIFSSIADNSVANGGTSTFSGGEKRLGLNGTYETTTFNNTNKFQIYGRNLRVGHAGWDASGAFPGDIMEVIWYKRTLTANEQTRVNSYLAVKNGVTLNENYLSTSSNVVWDRTSNTGYNNNIFGIARDEVTVLNQKQSGSINTGQKLIISTTGLADNNVANTTGLPSNQQYLMIGDNNLKQGLKTPLSYSGGSNGQVNFRFEAIWKAQNTGNVGQVTVAWPKGIKNLYLVQSPDETFDTTDNFTPMTTEVTINGVTYQTANVTLDNGQFFTFAGFGVAPGGVVNNLSYWYRADKDAVNTGDGTDVTAWTDQFSGTTSAQLGTNALPKFRLGAANYFNFNPGVNFTAGSQTLGNINVRTFSEDSYDMFTLTKEGMASGGDHPSIFRSLVDNAFLTGGLRRWDGLGIVMDNRIERLSNTGGNTDYYGTPAGAFSTTIPSIMYHTFTALTTTRALNGGANFATTNHSGTGVRNLNGGHLFGNSQFGGNGSDNQGFIGNLGETIIYGSGNLTTAERRKVDSYLAIKYGLTLGQVNTDHYLDTNGNTVWNGAANTTFNNNIFGMSRDDIEAFEQKVSKSVNAGTILTVATVNDFVNPNQNAARTGFANDRTYFLLGDNANVTTTPVDVTVGTNTYKRIPRAWLVQEKNADAGNVFFEADLTAYNSGTFNTGSGMMAMLIADDAAFTTNVTTVNATLNTGTKWVYQQNIADGKYVTFAKIPCYGPDTDGDGVPDMCDLDNDNDGISDLNENCGGYYSDNESGPWKGDTASNLTVTAPNTSLQTASSFNDNLNHFYVDSNGATKRLVRFHSNSSVSITYSFSTGVPASELAFYIEDVDGLSNGSSSASYSLKINGGDVNGRLEKDMTTNYMAAIPSAVMNYDPVTGAISSTGAVNDQWILLRGVGNDLVTSITLTSNNFGSNDAVAYGLFAHKSCDTDGDGIPNHLDLDSDGDGCPDAIEGTGGFTTANLTDSSLPGGNTGSNYNGTAGPVIKNLGNTVNSNGIPTIANAGQAIGSSQNLSVSACIPPFCYKPGVTAGTALETKAGITALGRAGAGTDNWPMVRKGGWLALEAKTKGFVPNRVKFNASNQPVAADGVTPVITAPVEGMVVYDTTNKCMKIYTLKEGDATMNWHCITTQTCPD; encoded by the coding sequence ATGAAAAAACAAACCGTCTTTTTCCTCATATTCCTCATTATGGGCAATATGATGATGCTGGCACAGAACTGCAACATCAATGCAGGAGCCAATGCCGTCATTTGCGGCACCTCGACCAATCTATCGGGAAGCCCGGGCGGCAGTACATCAGGAAATCCTTTATGGACCCTGGTATCCAAACCGTCCGGTGCACCGGATCCGGTGATTGTGACCCCCACAGGCTACAATACCTCTGTCACCGGAATGACCTATCCCGGAAATTATGTATTCCAGATTGCACAGACCTGTACTACAGGAACGGCCACCTCACAGGTAACCATTACGGCACCGGGAGATGTTTCATCCTTTACTGCAGGACCGGACATCACCAACGTTTCCGCCCTTACCGGAACGGCCACCCTGAATGCCGTAATACCGGCAGGGTACACCGCATCGTGGACCTATTATAACATTTTCAATAAAGAATTTTATAACCAGACCACTACCACGAATGCCACCATGTCCAATACGACAACGGCAACCCCTACCCTTACTCTTACGAAGAAAGCCAATCATGACATTGATCCGGCTTATCGTGCAGTATTGAGGATAACCTCCATCAACAATCCGAACTGTTGGTATGAAGATGATGCCATCGTAAGGTTCATTCCAAATCCACAAATCAGTCTTTCTGCCACCCACAACAGATGTTACCCATCGACGGATCCGAACCGGTACATCAGTTTAAGCGGGACCTCGCCGGTCTTTGCAAGCAATACGGCCAACTCATCCGGAAATCCGGCATTCGGGACAACGGTTACATTGAATGTCATCAGCCAGCCGGCAGGAGGAAATATTTCATTTTATCAGATAAGAAACAGCTCGATTTACTTCAATGGTGTAAATGTTACAGGTAGCTATGTATTCACCATGACTGTTACAAATGCGAACGGAACTTATACCACCCCGCAGATAACCTACAACTACAATGGTACAGATCCAAAGCCAGTCAGTTTTATTGATGCTTCATACCCTGAACAGATGCAATCTTACCGTGCTGCCGGAAGCGGAGGTGCTGTGTATTGCAATATGGCGGGGAAAACAACGCCAATTACCATCTATTTCAAGATCGATCCTTCTGATCCCGCAACAATTACCACTACAGCTGGTAATTCAGGAATTGCTCCTCCAGGTGGAAATCCTACCCTGGTTTTGAATGGAGCCGGAACAATGAACAGGAATGTAGTGGTAACACCACCTGCCGGAGGCTGGCAAGTGGGAACTTACGTTGTGAATATATCAACCAAAAGCGGTACCTGTGGTAACAGCCAGGATTATTACATTCATATTTCGGACGGCAACCGTCCGGGTGTGACAGTTCCCAACACAACAATATGTTATACGGGATCAGGTATTGTAACGGCAACGGTTCCCCTGCCTGCTGTATACGTAGGAGCGGTCAATACCAGTTATCTTCAGACGTTTCCGGGTAAATATGACTTTACCCTGATATCTAAACCTGCCGGAGCAGCCAATCCCGTTTACGAATCTGACAATCTCAGAACATTTACCAGTACCTCCACCACAATAAGTAATCTGGATAAACAGGGAGAGTATGTGTTCAGGATAAAGGCTGTACCTGACGCAGGAGGAGTGGATCCCAGATTCATTGATAAAGAGTATGCCTGCTCAGGAACTTCTCCGGAGGGTACATTCTCCATATTTGTATCTCCACAGGTAAATGCCAATGCAGGATCCAATCAAACTTTGGCAGCAGGGGCATCACAAACTTCCCTCAACGGGAACAATCCGGGAGTATCATCTACGGGTTTATGGACTTTAGTTTCAAAACCAGCGGGAGCTTCGGATCCGGTGATTGTCAATCCATCTTTGTATAATACCAATGTTACAGGGCTTACCAGTTCAGGAACATATACTTTCAGATGGACTATTACCACGGGTACCTGCAGCAGCTTCAGTGACTTAACGGTCAATGTTTCCGCTCCAGCTCCAGGAGGAGTTACCGCAGCAGTCTGGTATAAAGCAGATGCTATTACATCCGCAGACAATACCCTGCTGAACCAATGGAATGATCAAATGGGAACAGGATATAACCTTGTACAGGCTACCACTACCCTGCAACCTACTTTTTCCAATCAGAATACCCTGGCTAATTTCAACCCAACGGTAACGTTCAATTCAACCGGGCATGGCACGGCGCAAGGAGGTTTCATGGCAGCTGATCCGGGAAGTGGAAAGGAAATCATAGACCGTGCAAAAGGAAGTATCTATATTGCCGGTAAAATGAGCACTCTGGGTGCAGCCGGACTGGCAGGTTTTGACCAGAGCATGGATTATCCGGGATTACACATTTCCAATAATGCCACTACAGACAAATTATTGTTTTATACGGCAGGAAGTGGTTATACCACCTTATCCACTAATTTATTTGCAGGCAAAAAGCCTTTTGTAGCAGGTTCTTCATGGCTGAATGCAGCCGGAGCTACCGCATCAAACCCATTGGCAAAAGTCTGGCTGGATGGCAATGAATCCATTTACAACAATACTCTCGGCAACGTAAATACAGGAAATACAGCCCGTATTTTTAGAATAGGTCGTGATACCAATTGGGGAAGCCATGATGGTCAGATGAATGAAGCCATTGTATTTGCAGCTCCACTTACAGCGCTGGAAAAAAACCGTGTAGATTCTTACCTGGCTGTTAAATGGGGAACAACCCTTACGGGTGATTATGTAAACTCTGCCAATAATATTGTCTGGAATTCTAATCCTGCCTACCAAAATAATATTTTAGGTATTGCAAGGGATAATCTTTCTTCTTTATACCAGAAACAGTCACGAAGTGAAAATCCTGATCAAAAATTGGTTATCGGAGCAGGAAATTCATTGGCAAACTCTAATGCAGCAAACACCAATACGTTGACAGAAGGGCAATTCCTGATTGCGGGAGACAATGGCCTGAAACAAGAGCTGAAAACATTATTGACCTATACAGCCGGAACCAACGGAGCAGTGAACTCCCGCTTTGAATCCATCTGGAAAGTACAGAATACCGGAAATGTGGGACAGGTAACTGTCGCATGGCCTAAAGGCGTAAAAAACATGTATTTGGTTCAGTCTTCGGATGCTGTAATTGATGCTACTGACAGCTTTACTCCAATGACTACCGAGGTTACCGTAAACGGAGTGGTATACAACACAGCCAATGTTACATTAGCAGACGGGCAGTATTTTACCTTAGCCGGTTATGCTTATGCTCCTGGTGGTGTATTTTCTGCTGCCTGGTATCGTGCAGATGCTGTTTCAAATTTATTCTCAGATGCTGGAACCACCGTAGCTACAGACAATGCTACCGTTCAGCAATGGAATGAATTCAACAACAAGCCGTTCTCTCTTCTACAGGCAACAGCAACTTATCGTCCGAAGTTCTCCAATACTGCAACATTAGCAAACTTCAACCCAACCGTCATTTATGACGGAACTCAAAAATGGCTGCAATATGCCCCGGCAGATGCACAGGGATATATTCTCGACAGAAGTAAAGGTGCTTTATTTTCTGCAGGAAATACTACAAGCGCAGCATCTTCATTATTTGGATTTGGAGTTGCAGGATCCGCCAATGCAATGGATGATCCCGGGTTGTACAGTTTCACGGGAAATAAATTTTTATTCTATCCTGTAATAGGTGAATACGATCCTCAAAGTACTTATACCATCAACGGTTCTTATATTGGTGGAGGTACCTGGGAAAATGGTGCAGGAACAGGAGGAAATAATGCCGTAAATATCACATTAAATGGTTTCCATCAAATATACAACACCAATATTTCGAATGTAAATACTGCTATAAACCGTAATGCCCTGATGGTAGGAAAAGCAGATGCAGGAGCACAATTAGTGGGACAGCAAAATGAAATGATTGTTTTTGCAGATAAGCTAACAGATGAAGAAGTAAATAAAGTAGAATCTTATCTTGCTATAAAATACGGGCAAACCCTGAGTAAAGAACAAAACAGAAATTATCTGAGTTCTACGGGTACAGTGGTTTGGGATGGTTCAGCCAGCAGTTATTATAACAATATCCTGGGTATTGCAAGAGATAATACCTCAGCCCTGCACCAAAAGCAATCACAAAGTATAAATGACGGTCAGAAACTGATCATCGGTGCAGGAAATTCATTGGCGAATACCAATATTGACAATACCAATTCCCTGGCAGAAGGACAATTCCTGATGACTGGTGACAACGGTCTTAAACAAATCCTGAACACTCCATTGGTGTATACCTCGGGAGCAAACGGAGAGACCAACCATCGTTTTGAAGCCATCTGGAAGGTTCAGAATACCAATGGTGTAGGAACCGTGACAGTAGCATGGCCTAAAGGGATAAAGAACCTGTATCTGGTACAGTCTGCCAACCCTGTCTTTGATGCTGCGTCCACTTTCACTCCAATGACGGCAGAAACTACCGTAAATGGTGTAGTTTACAACACAGCAAATGTGACATTGGCCAATGGGCAGTTCTTTACTTTTGCAGGATACCTGTATGCTCCCGGAGGAGTTGCCGGATCGGATTTCTGGATCAGGTCTGATGACGCCGGAGACATTGCAGCAGCATGGAAGGATAATTCCATCAACGCCAATGATATCCCTGCAGTAGGTACATGGACACTTTCCCCAGCGGACAAGGATCATAACTTCCATCCGTTTACTACAGGGTACAGTGCTTCAAAGTTATTCTATAACAATGCATCAACACTGAACCCAACCAATGGTGAATTGCCTGATGTATCCCATTCCATCTTCTCAGCAGTACGACCTACCTCTTCAGGAACCGGCCGTATCACAGGTATTGATGATGATGCAACCTTTGCTTCCGAACCGGGAACTTCAATCGCAAATGGAAAACCAAGGCATTATGAGTATTACAATACCGTAACATCAACAGATTTTTCCTCAACCTTCAATATCGGTGTATCCAATATATTCTCATCGATAGCGGATAATTCCGTTGCGAATGGAGGAACATCCACATTCTCAGGAGGTGAAAAAAGATTAGGTCTGAATGGTACTTATGAAACGACGACCTTCAACAATACCAATAAATTCCAGATTTATGGCCGTAATCTGAGGGTCGGACATGCCGGATGGGATGCCTCGGGAGCATTCCCTGGAGACATTATGGAGGTCATCTGGTACAAGCGTACACTGACAGCCAATGAGCAGACGAGAGTGAATTCTTATCTTGCCGTAAAGAATGGGGTTACCCTGAATGAGAATTATCTTTCCACCAGCAGCAATGTGGTATGGGACAGAACCAGCAATACCGGATACAACAACAATATCTTCGGTATTGCAAGGGACGAGGTAACCGTATTGAACCAGAAACAATCCGGAAGTATCAACACTGGTCAAAAGCTCATCATTTCCACAACAGGACTGGCCGACAACAATGTTGCCAATACCACTGGGCTTCCTTCTAACCAGCAATACTTAATGATTGGAGACAACAATCTGAAGCAGGGCCTGAAAACTCCATTAAGCTATTCAGGAGGCTCCAATGGTCAGGTGAATTTCCGCTTCGAAGCGATCTGGAAGGCCCAGAACACAGGGAATGTAGGACAGGTAACGGTTGCCTGGCCAAAAGGAATCAAAAATCTGTATCTGGTACAGTCTCCGGATGAAACGTTCGATACGACGGATAATTTCACTCCAATGACTACGGAAGTGACTATCAATGGCGTGACTTACCAGACTGCCAATGTAACACTGGACAACGGGCAGTTCTTTACTTTTGCAGGTTTTGGAGTGGCTCCAGGTGGAGTTGTGAATAATCTTTCCTATTGGTACAGAGCTGATAAAGATGCCGTCAATACAGGAGACGGAACAGATGTTACAGCATGGACAGACCAGTTCTCAGGAACTACTTCTGCACAGCTGGGAACCAATGCCCTGCCAAAATTCAGGTTGGGTGCTGCCAATTATTTCAACTTCAACCCGGGAGTGAACTTTACCGCAGGAAGCCAGACTCTTGGTAATATCAATGTAAGAACATTCTCTGAAGATTCTTATGATATGTTTACATTGACCAAAGAAGGGATGGCAAGCGGAGGAGATCATCCGAGCATCTTCAGATCCCTGGTAGATAATGCGTTCCTTACCGGAGGTTTACGAAGATGGGATGGTTTAGGAATCGTAATGGACAACAGAATTGAACGACTCTCCAATACCGGTGGAAATACCGATTATTACGGAACTCCTGCCGGAGCATTTTCCACAACAATTCCGAGCATCATGTACCATACGTTTACAGCGCTTACTACCACCAGGGCCCTTAACGGAGGTGCTAATTTCGCAACGACCAATCATTCTGGTACCGGTGTACGAAATCTAAACGGAGGACATTTATTCGGTAATTCACAGTTTGGAGGTAATGGAAGTGATAACCAGGGGTTCATAGGGAATTTAGGAGAAACCATCATCTACGGTTCAGGTAATCTTACCACTGCTGAACGCAGAAAGGTAGATTCCTATCTCGCCATCAAGTATGGTCTTACACTGGGACAAGTGAATACTGACCACTATCTTGATACGAATGGAAACACCGTTTGGAATGGTGCTGCCAACACCACGTTCAATAATAACATCTTTGGTATGTCTCGTGATGACATAGAAGCTTTTGAACAGAAGGTGTCAAAAAGTGTCAATGCGGGAACAATCCTTACAGTGGCTACGGTCAATGATTTTGTTAATCCGAACCAAAATGCGGCACGTACGGGCTTTGCCAATGACAGGACTTATTTCCTTTTGGGGGATAATGCCAATGTAACCACAACACCTGTAGATGTTACCGTAGGTACCAATACCTATAAGAGGATTCCAAGAGCCTGGCTGGTACAGGAGAAAAATGCCGATGCAGGAAACGTATTCTTTGAAGCGGACCTTACGGCTTATAACAGCGGTACATTCAACACCGGATCTGGTATGATGGCTATGCTGATTGCTGATGATGCGGCCTTCACAACCAATGTAACGACAGTGAACGCTACGCTCAATACAGGAACAAAATGGGTATACCAGCAGAATATCGCTGATGGCAAGTACGTTACATTTGCAAAAATTCCTTGCTACGGCCCTGATACTGATGGAGATGGTGTTCCGGACATGTGTGACCTGGATAATGATAATGACGGTATATCAGACCTTAATGAAAATTGTGGCGGATATTATTCTGATAATGAAAGCGGACCATGGAAAGGAGATACGGCTTCCAATCTGACCGTAACAGCTCCTAACACTTCCCTGCAAACTGCTTCCAGCTTCAATGATAACCTGAATCATTTCTATGTTGACAGCAATGGGGCTACCAAAAGACTTGTCAGGTTCCACAGCAATAGCTCCGTGAGTATAACTTATAGTTTCTCAACAGGAGTTCCTGCCAGCGAACTTGCTTTCTACATCGAGGATGTGGACGGTCTTTCAAATGGTTCTTCTTCTGCCAGCTATTCTTTAAAGATCAATGGTGGGGATGTAAATGGCAGACTTGAAAAAGATATGACGACCAACTATATGGCAGCCATTCCTTCTGCTGTAATGAACTATGATCCTGTAACGGGAGCCATTTCCTCAACAGGGGCGGTAAATGATCAGTGGATCCTTCTGAGAGGTGTAGGAAATGACCTTGTGACTTCCATTACTCTTACAAGTAATAATTTTGGTTCGAATGATGCAGTGGCCTATGGCTTATTTGCGCACAAGTCCTGCGATACCGATGGTGACGGAATTCCTAACCACCTTGATCTGGATTCTGACGGAGACGGATGCCCTGATGCAATTGAAGGAACGGGAGGATTCACAACTGCCAACCTTACAGACTCCTCATTGCCGGGTGGTAATACGGGAAGCAACTACAACGGAACTGCCGGACCGGTGATCAAGAATCTTGGCAATACTGTCAATTCCAATGGAATTCCAACCATTGCCAATGCCGGACAGGCCATAGGAAGTTCTCAAAACTTATCTGTTTCAGCCTGTATACCGCCATTCTGCTACAAACCTGGTGTTACAGCAGGTACCGCATTGGAAACCAAAGCCGGTATCACAGCACTGGGCAGAGCCGGAGCCGGTACAGACAACTGGCCAATGGTAAGAAAAGGTGGATGGCTTGCCCTGGAGGCCAAAACCAAAGGTTTTGTTCCGAACAGGGTGAAATTCAATGCATCCAATCAACCTGTTGCAGCTGATGGAGTGACTCCTGTCATTACAGCTCCTGTAGAAGGTATGGTGGTGTATGATACCACCAATAAGTGTATGAAGATCTATACTCTTAAAGAAGGTGATGCAACCATGAACTGGCACTGCATCACTACACAGACTTGCCCTGATTAA
- a CDS encoding transposase, with protein sequence MKSNFRNIHIGKFIQLRVKENNIDMPRICNFMKCTETEINEMYLREDLPTDILLRWSKLLEYDFFRIYSQHLILYAPPSAAIRESDASKLPRFRKNIYTQEMIDFILELIEKKEKTRRQITDDYGIPYTTLCKWIAKNNK encoded by the coding sequence ATGAAGTCAAATTTTAGAAATATTCATATTGGAAAATTCATACAGCTACGGGTTAAAGAAAACAATATTGACATGCCCCGCATCTGTAACTTTATGAAATGTACGGAAACTGAAATTAATGAAATGTACCTCCGGGAAGACCTGCCTACTGATATTCTGCTGAGATGGAGCAAGCTGCTTGAATATGATTTCTTCAGAATATATTCCCAACATCTGATCTTATATGCCCCGCCTTCCGCAGCAATCCGGGAATCCGATGCATCAAAGCTTCCCCGTTTCAGGAAGAATATTTACACTCAGGAAATGATAGATTTTATTTTGGAACTGATAGAAAAAAAAGAAAAGACCAGACGGCAGATCACAGACGACTATGGAATTCCGTATACTACCTTATGCAAATGGATCGCAAAAAATAATAAATGA
- a CDS encoding helix-turn-helix domain-containing protein has product MTTSHLKMKKKSQPNYKRIYSDIIDRKFPHKKAECEKLLGKKMLSAMDIMELNNRIFGTRDKNIKKMNQKLRSYNEADILRILNYQKNHKMNNIQIAEHFGLSRNTMTKWRRMFQ; this is encoded by the coding sequence ATGACAACATCTCATCTGAAAATGAAAAAAAAGAGCCAACCAAACTATAAACGAATCTATTCGGATATCATTGATCGGAAATTTCCCCATAAAAAAGCAGAATGCGAAAAATTATTGGGAAAGAAAATGCTTTCTGCCATGGATATTATGGAACTGAACAACAGAATCTTTGGCACCAGGGATAAAAACATCAAAAAGATGAATCAAAAACTCCGTTCCTACAATGAAGCAGATATTCTGCGCATCCTTAATTATCAAAAAAATCACAAGATGAATAATATTCAGATCGCTGAGCACTTTGGCCTGAGCAGGAATACCATGACCAAATGGCGAAGGATGTTTCAATAG
- a CDS encoding helix-turn-helix domain-containing protein: protein MSERKKKSRSKEISEQYLGFLDRHIEDVLSAKTADFMSLNQIASELAVSHKHLIDVIQHEFGRHPSYFYDARIIKVIKEILLKEDVSIAEVARKFTYDPSNFSKFFKRRTGQTPGSFRKQNKG from the coding sequence ATGAGCGAAAGAAAAAAGAAAAGCAGAAGTAAAGAAATTTCAGAGCAATATCTCGGGTTTTTAGATCGTCATATAGAAGATGTGCTTTCTGCAAAAACAGCAGATTTTATGAGCCTGAATCAGATTGCTTCAGAATTGGCTGTTTCCCATAAACATCTTATAGATGTTATCCAGCACGAGTTCGGCCGTCATCCCAGCTATTTCTACGATGCAAGAATCATAAAAGTAATAAAGGAAATATTATTAAAAGAGGACGTGTCCATTGCTGAAGTGGCGAGAAAATTCACCTATGACCCTTCTAACTTTTCGAAGTTTTTCAAAAGGCGGACGGGTCAGACCCCGGGAAGCTTCCGTAAGCAGAACAAAGGATAA
- a CDS encoding phage tail protein — protein MDIKYAYYRSSVGYKIEGKTDNDILTAGGGTRPISSFWHDGNLNPLDYVPKTRTLTINGTSYDLSANRSFTTPDTITRLKGGASGSLVSGDITLAAGANMAVTQSGTTITLASTDTTYTAGNGLTLTGTTFSLPVTTSGSGNVVTGITQTTNGITVSLGSMPTSADLANYIPLSQKGTANGVASLDASGQVPASQLPSYVDDVLEGYYKVADGKFYKEAAYTNLLAGETGKIYVSLDNNKTYRWTGTTFVYITSGAVDSVNGLTGVVVLNKSHVGLGNVDNTADAAKNVLSATKWTAPRTITLSGVTATAQTIDGSGNVTVPVTAVPATLLTGTAAINTTGSAAKLTTPRTISATGDASWTTTFDGSANVTGALTLAATGVAAGTYDQVTVDAKGRVTAATNVVRSYTTSISGTAAVTHNLGSRNVDVVMYDTVTFYQIDGRIKLTDPNKIDIEFDSALPNPVSVTVTRKDI, from the coding sequence ATGGACATTAAATACGCTTATTATCGAAGCTCTGTTGGATACAAAATCGAAGGAAAAACAGACAATGATATTTTAACTGCCGGAGGCGGCACAAGACCCATCAGTTCTTTCTGGCATGACGGAAATTTAAATCCCCTGGATTATGTGCCTAAAACACGAACTTTAACAATTAACGGGACATCTTATGATTTGTCAGCCAACAGGTCATTTACAACGCCAGACACCATTACCAGATTAAAAGGTGGCGCATCCGGTTCTCTGGTTTCCGGGGATATTACCCTTGCGGCAGGTGCTAATATGGCAGTGACCCAATCCGGAACTACCATCACATTAGCGTCTACAGATACCACTTACACGGCAGGGAATGGTCTTACATTGACAGGGACTACGTTTTCTTTACCGGTTACTACTTCCGGTTCAGGGAATGTGGTGACAGGAATTACCCAGACAACCAACGGAATAACGGTATCTCTGGGCTCTATGCCTACCTCGGCGGATCTGGCTAATTATATCCCGCTATCACAAAAAGGTACAGCGAATGGAGTGGCTTCACTGGATGCATCAGGGCAGGTGCCTGCATCTCAGCTGCCATCTTACGTGGATGATGTTTTGGAAGGATATTACAAAGTTGCTGACGGCAAGTTTTACAAAGAAGCCGCTTATACCAATCTGCTTGCCGGAGAAACAGGTAAAATTTATGTATCTCTTGACAATAACAAGACTTACCGATGGACCGGAACTACCTTCGTTTATATCACCTCCGGGGCTGTAGACTCTGTCAATGGATTAACAGGAGTTGTGGTCTTAAACAAGTCCCATGTAGGGTTAGGGAATGTAGATAACACAGCAGATGCAGCGAAAAATGTTCTTTCTGCTACAAAATGGACGGCACCGAGAACGATTACACTTTCCGGAGTTACCGCAACTGCACAGACTATTGACGGTTCGGGGAATGTGACGGTTCCTGTGACAGCTGTTCCTGCAACATTACTTACAGGCACTGCAGCAATCAATACAACCGGATCTGCTGCAAAACTGACCACACCAAGAACAATTTCTGCTACAGGTGATGCTTCATGGACAACAACCTTTGACGGTTCGGCCAATGTAACCGGAGCATTGACATTAGCGGCAACAGGAGTAGCTGCCGGTACCTACGATCAGGTTACAGTGGATGCCAAAGGTAGGGTGACTGCAGCAACCAATGTTGTAAGATCATACACCACTTCTATTTCCGGAACTGCAGCGGTGACCCACAACCTGGGCTCCAGAAATGTAGATGTTGTCATGTATGATACCGTAACTTTTTATCAAATAGATGGCAGGATAAAACTAACCGATCCGAATAAAATTGATATTGAATTTGATTCTGCCCTGCCTAATCCTGTATCTGTAACAGTAACCCGTAAAGATATTTAA